Proteins encoded within one genomic window of Eleutherodactylus coqui strain aEleCoq1 chromosome 1, aEleCoq1.hap1, whole genome shotgun sequence:
- the LOC136620200 gene encoding uncharacterized protein, whose amino-acid sequence MPEDGRADGAVQRAAPSGGCVGSTLPAFLVGSGRAELLKLVESSVAVGTWKNYNAVWKKWLCCTDGRVAGGERARSATLDMLASLRAGRASVDAAKKHLAGVAFLLKLHGFRDVTKEFVFRQIVRGWKKEKAGSDARRPITYQLLCKLLDTLEVTCCNGYEVLLFRTAFLLAFFAALRIGELVPKSKFMPGGLMFDDVVPVDDGLRVRIKKSKTDVFGRGEWVPISRLGAVWCPVDTVASYMATRPAGEQFLVHASGLPLTRFQVTAGLKSSLRSVGLDPKEFGTHSFRIGAATSADAGGMNEDGLKRLGRWKSQAYKSYVRPDLAVGDLS is encoded by the coding sequence atggagcggttcagagagcggcaccctcaggcggatgcgttgggagtacgctgcccgcttttcttgtgggatctggcagagcagagctgctgaagcttgtcgagtcatccgtggcagtgggaacctggaaaaattataatgcggtgtggaaaaaatggttgTGTTGTACGGATGGCAGGGTAGCTGGGGGCGAGAGGGCCCGGTCAGCTACCCTGGATATGTTAGCGTCCCTACGGGCGGGACGGGCGTCGGTGGATGCGGCGAAAAAGCATCTTGCGGGCGTCGCTTTTTTGCTAAAGTTGCACGGGTTCAGAGATGTTACAAAAGAGTTCGTTTTTCGCCAGATAGTGCgcgggtggaagaaagaaaaggccGGTTCCGATGCCCGCCGCCCGATTACTTACCAGTTGTTGTGCAAGTTATTGGACACTTTGGAGGTCACGTGTTGCAACGGGTACGAGGTTTTACTGTTTAGGACGGCGTTCTTGCTGGCATTTTTTGCGGCGCTCAGGATCGGCGAGTTAGTTCCGAAGAGCAAGTTTATGCCGGGAGGTCTTATGTTTGACGATGTGGTACCGGTAGACGACGGGCTACGGGTCAGGATTAAGAAATCAAAAACCGACGTTTTCGGTAGAGGTGAGTGGGTGCCGATCTCGCGGCTAGGCGCAGTTTGGTGCCCAGTAGATACGGTAGCCAGTTACATGGCAACAAGGCCGGCGGGGGAGCAGTTTTTGGTCCACGCATccggcctccccctcaccaggTTTCAGGTAACGGCGGGGTTAAAATCGTCTTTGAGGTCTGTGGGCCTCGATCCGAAGGAATTCGGAACCCACTCCTTCAGAATCGGTGCGGCCACGTCGGCAGATGCGGGTGGAATGAACGAAGACGGGTTAAAAcggcttgggagatggaagtcccAGGCATATAAGTCTTATGTGCGACCCGATCTGGCGGTGGGAGATTTAAGTTAG